A portion of the Cyanobium sp. PCC 7001 genome contains these proteins:
- the prmC gene encoding peptide chain release factor N(5)-glutamine methyltransferase has translation MSAEALLTWRRRCLAEGGRPADFDWLLDVGSGLPWTQLQRLRLDPSAPVRLNRAPAQIEQLWHRHLQTAEPLQYLVGLCPWRDVDLQVGPGVLIPRQETELLVDLALELCSRPPALWADLGTGSGCLAVALARLWPEAQGLAVDLSAEALNQAGTNLQAFERAGQVRLLQGSWWEPLKPWRGSVQLALANPPYIPTAVWTDLEPVVRDHEPRLALEAGSDGLDAIRAVVAGAATGLAPGGLLLLEHHHDQSERVSCLLAAAGLIEVQAHRDLENVNRFASARRPPSSTP, from the coding sequence ATGAGCGCCGAGGCCCTGCTCACATGGCGGCGCCGCTGCCTGGCGGAGGGCGGCCGGCCCGCCGACTTCGACTGGCTGCTGGACGTCGGCTCCGGTCTGCCCTGGACCCAGCTGCAGCGCCTGCGCCTCGATCCCTCTGCGCCCGTGCGGCTGAACCGGGCGCCCGCCCAGATCGAGCAGCTCTGGCACCGGCACCTCCAGACCGCCGAACCCCTGCAGTATCTGGTGGGTCTGTGCCCCTGGCGTGATGTGGACCTGCAGGTGGGCCCGGGTGTGCTGATCCCCCGCCAGGAGACGGAGCTGCTGGTGGATCTGGCTCTGGAGCTTTGCTCCCGTCCTCCGGCACTCTGGGCCGACCTGGGCACCGGTTCCGGCTGTCTGGCGGTGGCCCTGGCGCGCCTGTGGCCCGAGGCCCAGGGACTGGCAGTGGACCTGAGTGCGGAGGCGCTCAACCAGGCCGGCACCAATCTGCAGGCGTTCGAGCGGGCTGGCCAGGTGCGCTTGCTGCAGGGCAGCTGGTGGGAGCCCCTCAAGCCCTGGAGGGGTTCGGTGCAGCTGGCGCTGGCCAACCCGCCCTACATCCCCACCGCCGTCTGGACCGACCTGGAGCCCGTGGTGCGGGACCACGAACCTCGCCTGGCACTCGAGGCCGGGAGCGACGGCCTGGACGCCATCCGTGCCGTCGTCGCTGGTGCGGCGACAGGACTGGCCCCGGGCGGTCTGCTGCTGCTGGAGCACCACCACGACCAGAGCGAGCGGGTGTCCTGCCTCCTGGCGGCGGCGGGTCTGATCGAGGTGCAGGCCCACCGCGACCTCGAGAATGTCAATCGCTTCGCCTCGGCCCGCAGGCCTCCCTCCAGCACGCCGTGA
- a CDS encoding DNA-processing protein DprA encodes MRLQAIEAGFGDLAEAWQAPLEAFEARQGLGGAWLQRLAGFRRQWGPEPFGGSAPPALLRRLLASERRVLLPGDPCYPAAMAGLERPPLALRWQGHGALWPLLARRRGVAIVGTRRPSRHGVAAAEALGAALARAGWPVVSGLAEGIDAAAHRGCLAAGGVPVAVLGTPLERVYPRHHGSLQRQVGERGLLVSEQPAGAAVRPGHFAARNRLQVALARAVVVVECPESSGALHSARLAWHSQLPLWVVPADAGRLSARGSNRLLTQGASALLDADDLIRQLGPGPRPVASAAGRSRGAASEADAALLQSLEGGASLEQLCLALEQPAAQVATRLLALELAGLVQAEPGLCWRRL; translated from the coding sequence GTGCGGCTTCAGGCCATCGAGGCGGGCTTCGGAGATCTGGCCGAGGCCTGGCAGGCCCCGCTGGAGGCCTTCGAGGCCCGGCAGGGGCTGGGAGGTGCCTGGCTGCAGCGCCTGGCCGGCTTCCGCCGGCAGTGGGGCCCCGAACCCTTCGGCGGATCGGCTCCGCCGGCGCTGCTGCGGCGGCTGCTGGCCTCGGAGCGCCGCGTGCTGCTGCCGGGCGATCCCTGCTATCCAGCGGCGATGGCCGGCCTGGAGCGGCCGCCGCTGGCGCTCCGCTGGCAGGGCCATGGGGCCCTCTGGCCGCTGCTGGCCCGCCGCCGGGGGGTGGCGATCGTGGGCACACGCCGGCCTTCGCGCCACGGCGTGGCCGCGGCCGAGGCCCTGGGTGCCGCCCTGGCCCGGGCGGGTTGGCCGGTGGTGAGCGGCCTGGCGGAGGGGATCGACGCGGCGGCCCATCGCGGCTGTCTGGCGGCGGGCGGCGTGCCGGTGGCTGTGCTGGGTACGCCCCTGGAGCGGGTCTATCCCCGCCATCACGGCAGCCTGCAGCGCCAGGTGGGTGAGCGGGGGTTGCTGGTGAGCGAGCAGCCGGCCGGCGCGGCGGTGCGTCCTGGCCATTTCGCCGCCCGCAACCGCCTGCAGGTGGCCCTGGCCCGCGCCGTGGTGGTGGTGGAATGCCCGGAGTCGAGCGGAGCGCTGCATTCGGCCCGGCTGGCCTGGCACAGCCAGCTGCCGCTCTGGGTGGTTCCGGCCGACGCCGGCCGGCTCTCGGCCCGCGGCAGCAACCGGTTGCTGACCCAGGGGGCCTCGGCCCTGCTGGACGCCGATGATCTGATCCGGCAGCTCGGCCCCGGCCCCCGGCCCGTGGCCTCCGCAGCTGGTCGCTCCCGGGGGGCCGCCAGCGAGGCCGATGCCGCCCTGCTCCAAAGCCTGGAGGGAGGTGCCTCCCTGGAGCAGCTCTGCCTGGCCCTGGAGCAACCCGCCGCCCAGGTGGCCACACGCCTGCTGGCCCTGGAGCTGGCTGGCCTGGTGCAGGCGGAACCAGGCCTGTGCTGGCGCCGGCTTTAA
- a CDS encoding acyl-CoA thioesterase, with protein sequence MQTVMEEPRSWLLERRVLPQHTDHAGVMWHGAYVAWMEEARVQALEAAGLAYSDLSARGLELPVVGLSISYRQALFHGDVVQVRSVVLPRRGLKLPWHSRFVAPDGAVAAEAQVDLVLLDGSAGPDRRRVLRRLPPDLAAAVEALRHGPP encoded by the coding sequence ATGCAGACCGTGATGGAGGAGCCCCGCAGCTGGCTGCTGGAACGTCGTGTCCTGCCGCAGCACACCGACCACGCGGGGGTGATGTGGCATGGGGCCTACGTGGCATGGATGGAGGAAGCCCGGGTGCAGGCCCTGGAAGCCGCAGGGCTGGCCTACAGCGACCTCTCCGCCCGGGGCCTGGAGTTGCCGGTGGTGGGGCTGTCCATCAGCTACCGCCAGGCGCTCTTCCACGGCGATGTGGTGCAGGTGCGCAGCGTGGTGCTGCCCCGCCGGGGGCTCAAGCTGCCCTGGCACAGCCGTTTCGTGGCGCCGGATGGGGCCGTGGCGGCCGAGGCCCAGGTCGATCTGGTGCTGCTCGACGGCTCGGCCGGGCCTGACCGGCGGCGGGTGCTGCGGCGGTTGCCCCCGGATCTCGCGGCGGCGGTGGAGGCCCTGCGCCACGGACCGCCTTAG
- a CDS encoding universal stress protein — protein MFRNVLIADSGKGHVEEMVRMLREISVVREARLNLLHVVPEQAGEDFQEHWQEAAGIVAAAVGRLRLDPSEINTIIRQGDTKQTVLKVAEELNADLIVMGSRGLSRLQSILSNSASQYVFQLSTRPMLLVRDDLYVRHINKLMVAVDGTGVGDDALRLACELVREIPGGTLTGIHVTRQDITPSRGGKSPADEVLERAVQRARSLGVTLQPVHRTGDVGRTVCAAAEELKSDLVVIASQDRRPVVAKALVDLDRLLGSSVSDYIRVHAPAPVLLVREPEGRR, from the coding sequence GTGTTTCGCAACGTTCTGATCGCCGACTCAGGCAAAGGCCACGTGGAGGAGATGGTGCGGATGCTCCGCGAGATCTCCGTGGTGCGTGAGGCCCGCCTGAACCTGTTGCACGTGGTGCCCGAGCAGGCCGGCGAGGACTTTCAGGAGCACTGGCAGGAAGCGGCCGGCATCGTGGCTGCCGCCGTCGGGCGCCTCAGGCTCGATCCGAGCGAGATCAACACCATCATCCGCCAGGGCGACACCAAGCAGACGGTGCTCAAGGTGGCGGAGGAACTCAACGCCGATCTGATCGTGATGGGGTCCAGGGGCCTGAGCCGCCTGCAGTCCATCCTCAGCAACAGCGCCAGTCAGTACGTGTTCCAGCTCTCCACCCGGCCGATGCTGCTGGTGCGGGACGACCTCTACGTGCGCCACATCAACAAGCTGATGGTGGCGGTGGATGGCACCGGCGTGGGCGACGACGCCCTGCGGCTGGCCTGTGAACTGGTGCGGGAGATTCCGGGCGGCACCCTCACGGGCATCCACGTGACCCGCCAGGACATCACCCCCTCCCGAGGCGGCAAGTCACCGGCGGATGAGGTGCTGGAGCGGGCCGTGCAGAGGGCGCGCAGCCTGGGGGTGACCCTGCAACCGGTGCACCGCACCGGCGATGTGGGTCGCACCGTGTGCGCGGCAGCCGAGGAACTCAAGAGTGATCTGGTGGTGATTGCCTCGCAGGACCGCCGCCCCGTGGTGGCCAAGGCCCTCGTGGATCTCGACCGGCTGCTGGGAAGTTCCGTAAGCGATTACATCCGCGTCCACGCTCCGGCACCGGTGCTTCTGGTGCGGGAACCGGAAGGCCGGAGGTGA
- the psbM gene encoding photosystem II reaction center protein PsbM, producing the protein METNDLGFVASLMFVLVPTVFLLVLYIQTSSRQRG; encoded by the coding sequence ATGGAAACCAACGACCTCGGCTTCGTGGCCAGCCTGATGTTCGTTCTGGTTCCAACCGTGTTTCTGCTGGTGCTGTACATCCAGACCAGCAGCCGCCAGAGGGGCTGA
- a CDS encoding 2Fe-2S iron-sulfur cluster-binding protein, with the protein MPVIRFVREDRDVECYPGENLREVALREGVQLYGLKGTLGNCGGCGQCITCFVEIPEGTPGQALSGRTPVEDQKLKRRPGHWRLACQALVQQSLVVLTRPQVGLADKDTRLVAAMASPLPPGPTQWPAPPVPAADGSEDEADADGASEGASEGAEEVDRAPGGVAPVTESPDAG; encoded by the coding sequence ATGCCGGTGATCCGATTCGTGCGGGAGGACCGCGACGTGGAGTGCTACCCGGGTGAGAACCTGCGGGAGGTGGCCCTGCGGGAAGGCGTGCAGCTCTATGGCCTCAAGGGAACCCTCGGCAACTGCGGCGGGTGCGGCCAGTGCATCACCTGCTTCGTGGAGATCCCGGAGGGCACGCCCGGCCAGGCCCTCAGCGGCCGCACGCCCGTGGAGGATCAGAAGCTGAAGCGAAGGCCGGGCCACTGGCGCCTGGCCTGTCAGGCCCTGGTGCAGCAGTCGTTGGTGGTGCTCACCCGGCCGCAGGTGGGGCTGGCCGACAAGGACACGCGCCTGGTGGCCGCGATGGCCTCCCCCCTGCCGCCCGGGCCCACGCAATGGCCGGCCCCGCCTGTGCCTGCCGCGGACGGGTCGGAGGACGAGGCAGACGCAGACGGTGCGTCGGAGGGCGCGTCAGAGGGCGCCGAGGAGGTTGACAGGGCTCCCGGTGGCGTGGCGCCCGTGACCGAGTCGCCGGATGCCGGCTGA